One Litoribacterium kuwaitense genomic window carries:
- a CDS encoding AraC family transcriptional regulator, protein MNMTIEELAESRIAYFRNVGEYGEKKNKELMESFKKWAQSNGVLEGSAILGIPQDHPEVTPKEECRYDVCVVVNQEFIVTKPAQAGRLPGGGYAVFQLDHTKEALSSFWNNIFSEIERNQLSLREQPMIERYTWGMVEQHLCEILVPIQ, encoded by the coding sequence ATGAATATGACGATTGAGGAATTAGCCGAATCGAGGATTGCTTATTTTCGGAACGTTGGTGAGTATGGTGAAAAGAAAAACAAAGAACTGATGGAATCTTTTAAAAAGTGGGCGCAGTCCAATGGTGTATTGGAAGGTTCCGCTATTTTAGGAATACCGCAGGATCATCCGGAAGTGACACCTAAAGAGGAATGTCGTTATGATGTTTGTGTGGTGGTCAATCAAGAGTTTATAGTGACGAAACCTGCTCAAGCTGGAAGGCTTCCTGGTGGCGGGTACGCTGTTTTTCAGCTTGACCATACAAAAGAGGCCCTCAGCTCATTTTGGAACAATATTTTTTCTGAGATAGAAAGAAATCAGCTGTCGCTCAGAGAACAGCCGATGATCGAAAGATATACGTGGGGCATGGTTGAGCAACACTTGTGTGAAATATTGGTTCCTATTCAGTGA
- a CDS encoding ABC transporter substrate-binding protein, translated as MKKLLVLMLTFLLTLTACAEQGTDQTGTPDDQNKNEEQIAIEHALGTATFDDVPQTIVVLEWNYVEELLALGVQPAGVADIEGFEKWVDIEAELNDDVVDVGTRTEPNLEEIAKLEPDAIITIASSHEKIQAELETIAPTIFYDSTSEEATKDLYAYTFETFQKTASLVQKEAEAEQALNDLEAKYEEAAKDIEAMDLPTNTFVFTQAYSANNTPTFRLFTKNAMVSRVLEKAGLENAITDHQDAAWGFTDANVEGLAQYEDALLIHAVQEDDPLFENLESNKAWQELQFVKEGHMVDIGGDTWTFGGVLSAHTLVDNLLESLKEE; from the coding sequence ATGAAAAAATTACTTGTTTTAATGCTTACCTTTTTACTTACTTTAACAGCATGCGCCGAACAAGGAACGGACCAAACGGGCACACCAGACGATCAAAACAAAAACGAAGAGCAGATCGCGATTGAGCACGCTCTCGGAACAGCCACTTTTGACGACGTGCCGCAAACAATCGTTGTTTTAGAATGGAATTACGTCGAAGAATTGCTCGCTTTAGGTGTACAACCGGCAGGCGTCGCTGATATTGAAGGCTTTGAAAAATGGGTCGATATTGAAGCAGAATTAAATGACGATGTCGTCGATGTTGGCACAAGAACAGAGCCGAACTTAGAGGAAATCGCCAAGTTAGAACCGGACGCAATCATTACAATCGCAAGTAGCCATGAAAAAATTCAAGCCGAATTAGAAACGATTGCCCCAACCATCTTTTACGATTCTACCTCTGAAGAAGCAACAAAGGACTTATACGCGTACACCTTTGAAACATTCCAAAAAACCGCTTCTTTAGTACAAAAGGAAGCGGAAGCCGAGCAAGCATTGAACGATTTAGAAGCGAAGTACGAAGAAGCTGCAAAAGACATTGAAGCCATGGACTTACCGACCAACACATTCGTCTTCACCCAAGCGTACAGCGCCAATAACACACCGACTTTCCGTCTATTTACGAAAAACGCCATGGTGAGTCGTGTATTAGAAAAAGCCGGATTAGAAAATGCGATCACAGATCATCAGGACGCCGCCTGGGGCTTTACCGATGCAAACGTTGAAGGTCTTGCTCAGTATGAAGATGCGCTGTTGATTCATGCCGTCCAAGAGGATGATCCGCTATTTGAGAATTTAGAAAGCAACAAAGCATGGCAAGAGCTCCAATTCGTGAAAGAAGGTCACATGGTCGATATCGGTGGCGATACGTGGACATTTGGGGGCGTGTTATCTGCGCACACGCTCGTAGACAACTTACTTGAATCGCTTAAAGAGGAATAA